The following are encoded in a window of Cyprinus carpio isolate SPL01 chromosome A13, ASM1834038v1, whole genome shotgun sequence genomic DNA:
- the LOC109099338 gene encoding golgin subfamily A member 5-like has protein sequence MSWFVDLAGKAENFLNKVDQGAASALTKNTQKSSLSYDSPDTTDSIQYSSAAYSSTQQHRDSISSSSHGSSAFISTAAGNIKKSNATVLAGTANVSSTMPLGSSSKVSSNFVRPKKPEVNDDLLFDFLNSSDPPQSERKEVRRETVSKVLGPTGGSAQTQMPPISVPGDLQMGPSVTATPPSSQGLSRNSSLGSLSNSSHSIKTEDGSTRDQSQADFQENLNPGLDVPTEVQPELEISPQELQQQGQEQVISNLCLENQLLRNEVSSLNQEMASLIQRAKNMQEEVNLARARAEKWNSDQSRVDRTVRELRAQVDDLTEALSAKDGQLAVLKVRLDEADQLLKARNSALEEAQNERIRILQDHTEGSSLQSQTLQTLHDRIRDAEAAVKREQESYRQIQSEFAARLAKVESERQQLAESLTNAERRVTEEKQRAEELLQQVKSARSTAEYTKQELQDYKNKASRILQSKEKLISSLKEGSGLEVLEGAGAGVELEELRHEKELQREEIQKLQAQIQSLRTEIQDLETQALTETENWREQLAEVQEQHAQQIRAKQEIEAELERSKQELQYIEEEHHRIKTTLQGRVKDREDEIQKLRNQLTNKALSNSGQAELEGRLHQLTETLIQKQTMLEALGTEKNSLVFQLERLEQQLKSLQGGQNSSSHINMAAMEGAGARQRNTPILFNDADGPGTGVYGKVREAASTIDRFSIRLGIFLRRYPMARVFVIIYMALLHLWVMIVLLTYTPEMHHNHPDGR, from the exons ATGTCTTGGTTTGTTGATCTTGCTGGGAAGGCAGAGAACTTCCTCAATAAAGTGGACCAGGGTGCAGCCAGCGCTTTGACAAAAAACACTCAGAAGTCCTCCCTCTCCTACGACAGCCCTGACACCACAGATTCGATCCAGTACAGCTCTGCAGCTTACAGCTCCACTCAACAGCACAGGGACTCCATCTCCTCCTCATCCCATGGATCTTCGGCTTTCATCTCCACAGCTGCTGGGAACATAAAGAAATCCAATGCCACGGTTTTGGCCGGTACAGCTAATGTCTCCAGCACCATGCCTTTGGGTTCTAGCAGCAAGGTATCATCAAACTTTGTGCGACCCaaaaagccagaagtaaacgaTGATTTGCTCTTTGACTTCTTGAATAGTTCGGACCCACCACAGAGCGAAAGAAAGGAAGTCAGAAGAGAAACGGTGTCTAAAGTTTTGGGTCCAACAGGCGGGTCAGCTCAGACCCAAATGCCCCCTATTTCTGTGCCCGGCGACCTGCAGATGGGCCCCTCTGTTACTGCAACCCCACCCTCCTCTCAGGGCCTGTCCAGAAATTCCAGCCTCGGCTCTCTCTCGAACAGTTCACACAGCATTAAAACCGAGGATGGCTCCACTCGAGACCAAAGCCAAG CTGATTTTCAGGAGAATTTGAATCCAGGGCTGGATGTCCCCACAGAGGTCCAGCCAGAACTGGAGATCTCACCTCAAGAGCTTCAGCAGCAGGGCCAAGAGCAAGTGATCTCAAACCTTTGTCTCGAGAACCAGCTTTTACGCAATGAAGTCTCTTCTCTCAACCAGGAAATGGCCTCTCTAATCCAGAGAGCCAAAAACATGCAGGAAG AGGTAAACCTTGCCAGGGCTCGTGCTGAAAAGTGGAACTCGGACCAGTCTCGTGTTGATCGCACAGTTCGAGAGCTGAGGGCACAGGTTGATGACCTCACAGAAGCCCTGTCTGCAAAAGATGGTCAGCTGGCGGTCCTTAAAGTACGACTGGACGAGGCAGATCAGTTACTGAAGGCCCGAAACTCAGCCCTGGAGGAAGCTCAGAATGAAAGGATCAG gattCTTCAGGATCACACTGAGGGAAGCAGTCTTCAGTCTCAGACTTTACAGACACTACACGACAGAATAAGAGACGCAGAAGCAGCAGTGAAGAGAGAACAGGAGAGCTACAGACAGATACAG AGTGAGTTTGCAGCACGACTGGCAAAGGTGGAGAGCGAGCGTCAACAGTTGGCGGAGTCATTAACAAACGCAGAGCGTCGGGTGACAGAAGAGAAACAGAGAGCTGAGGAACTACTTCAACAGGTCAAGAGCGCCCGATCCACAGCAGAGTACACCAAACAGGAGCTGCAGGACTACAAAAACAAAGCCTCACGTATCTTACag TCTAAGGAGAAGCTGATCAGCAGTCTGAAGGAGGGCTCAGGTCTGGAGgtgctggagggggctggggctGGGGTTGAACTCGAAGAGCTCCGTCATGAGAAAGAGCTGCAAAGAGAAGAGATTCAAAAGCTACAAGCCCAAATACAGAGCTTACGAACAGAGATACAG GATCTAGAAACCCAGGCGCTCACAGAGACAGAAAACTGGAGAGAACAGTTAGCAGAAGTACAGGAACAACATGCCCAGCAAATCAGAGCCAAACAGGAAATAGAGGCAGAACTGGAGAGATCCAAACAG GAACTGCAGTACATTGAGGAAGAGCATCATCGCATTAAAACCACCCTTCAGGGTCGCGTCAAAGACAGAGAAGATGAGATCCAAAAGCTTAGAAACCAG CTGACCAATAAGGCTCTGAGCAACAGCGGTCAGGCGGAGCTGGAGGGCCGTTTGCACCAGCTGACAGAGACACTGATTCAGAAGCAGACCATGTTAGAGGCCCTGGGCACAGAGAAGAACTCCCTGGTCTTTCAGCTGGAgaggctggaacagcagctaaaGAGCCTGCAGGGTGGTCAGAACAGCAGCTCACACATCAACATGGCTGCCATGGAGGGAGCAG GTGCTAGGCAGAGGAACACACCAATCCTGTTTAATGATGCAGACGGACCGGGTACAGGAGTGTATGGGAAGGTTCGTGAAGCAGCCAGCACCATC
- the LOC109099340 gene encoding RNA polymerase-associated protein RTF1 homolog isoform X1 yields the protein MVNVKKRKGRVVIDSDSEDSASDDNLDQELLSLAKRKRVDSDEQEEPVSKPAASTDSETSDSDDEWTVGGTKTKKKGKPSKGPEKKNTVKKRKGKAASSGSSNGDSSAESSAPEEGEVSDSDSNSSSSSSDSDSSSEDEVFRDGYGDDLMGDEEDRARLEQMTEKEREQELFNRIEKREVLKRRFEIKQKLKTAKKKEKEEKKKKQEEEQEKRKLSQVPDTQVVMSHNKERRIKRDEKLDKKSQAMEELKAEREKRKNRTVPSPFFKKKNTELLAKRQPLKTSEVYSDDEEEEEDDDDRSSVKSDRSSRSSSFDEEEEKEEAPPKSQPVSLPDELNRIRLSRHKLERWCHMPFFAKTVTGCFVRIGIGNSSSKPVYRVAEIIDVVETAKVYQLGSTRTNKGLQLRHGNDTRVFRLEFVSNQEFTENEFMKWKEAMISAGMQFPTLDEISKKEQSIKEAVNYKFNDKDIEDIVKEKDRFRKAPPNYAMKKTQLLKEKAMAEESGDGEKAKVLQDQLNELEERAEALDRQRTKNISAISYINQRNRSWNIVESEKALVAEGQNSKNQQMDPFTRRQCKPTMVSNARDPSVHAAILAHLNQKYGSGSGQDSSQLANKQGQASQKDKDVTKQSSDLSEDLFKVHDFDVKIDLQVPNAEAKSLAVSSNALPVKDGAPRRSLNLEDYKKRRGLI from the exons ATGGTGAATGTAAAGAAACGGAAAGGTCGGGTCGTGATTGACTCTGACTCGGAGGATAGTGCAAGCGATGATAATTTGGATCAG GAACTGCTGTCTCTTGCCAAGAGAAAGCGTGTGGATTCTGATGAACAGGAAGAGCCTGTTAGCAAACCTGCTGCCTCCACAGACTCTGAGACATCAGACAGCGATGATGAG TGGACTGTTGGAGGCACTAAAACCAAAAAGAAAGGGAAGCCTAGTAAAGGGCCCGAAAAGAAGAACACAGTCAAGAAAAGAAAGGGCAAGGCGGCTTCTTCCGGCAGCTCAAATGGAGACAGTTCAGCAGAGAGTTCGGCTCCAGAGGAGG GTGAGGTGTCGGACTCCGACAGTAACAGCTCATCCTCCAGCTCAGATTCTGACTCGTCATCGGAGGATGAGGTTTTCCGGGATGGTTATGGAGACGATCTAATGGGGGATGAGGAGGACAGGGCCCGTTTGGAACAGATGACGGAAAAAGAACGAGAACAGGAGCTGTTTAACCGTATAGAGAAGAGAGAAGTCCTCAAGAGGAG GTTTGAAATCAAGCAAAAGCTGAAGACtgcaaagaaaaaggaaaaggaagaaaagaagaagaaacaggaggaggagcaggagaagCGAAAGCTGTCTCAGGTCCCCGACACTCAGGTG GTCATGTCCCACAACAAAGAGAGACGGATCAAGAGAGACGAGAAGCTGGACAAGAAGTCACAGGCCATGGAAGAACTGAaagcagaaagagagaagagaaaaaacagaACTG TTCCTTCACCAttcttcaagaaaaaaaaca CTGAGCTCCTTGCCAAAAGGCAACCACTGAAGACAAGTGAGGTCTACTcagatgatgaagaggaggaggaagatgacgATGACAGGTCTTCAGTAAAGAGTGACCGCAGCTCAAGGTCATCATCTTTTGATGAAGAGGAGGA AAAAGAAGAGGCTCCGCCCAAGTCCCAGCCAGTGTCATTACCAGATGAACTGAATCGGATCCGGCTGTCCCGGCACAAGCTGGAGCGATGGTGTCACATGCCATTCTTTGCTAAAACTGTTACTGGTTGTTTTGTTCGAATTGGCATTGGAAACAGTAGCAGCAAGCCCGTTTATCGG GTGGCTGAAATCATTGATGTGGTCGAGACAGCTAAAGTTTATCAGTTGGGGTCCACACGAACGAATAAAGGCCTTCAGCTCCG ACATGGAAATGACACACGAGTCTTCAGACTTGAGTTCGTGTCCAATCAGGAGTTCACTGAAAATGAATTCATGAAATGGAAAGAGGcg ATGATATCAGCAGGAATGCAGTTTCCTACTCTGGATGAGATCAGCAAAAAAGAGCAGTCCATCAAGGAGGCGGTCAACTACAAATTCAATGATAAAGACATTGAGGAT attgTCAAAGAAAAAGACAGATTCCGAAAGGCTCCACCGAACTATGCCATGAAGAAAACACAGCTTCTCAAAGAGAag GCCATGGCTGAGGAGAGTGGTGATGGAGAGAAGGCGAAAGTACTGCAAGATCAGTTGAATGAGCTGGAGGAGAGGGCAGAAGCGCTTGACCGACAGAGAACCAAAAATATCTCTGCCATCAG ttatATCAACCAGAGAAATCGGAGTTGGAACATTGTGGAGTCTGAGAAGGCATTGGTG GCAGAGGGTCAGAACTCAAAGAACCAGCAGATGGATCCGTTCACCAGACGGCAGTGTAAACCGACTATGGTGTCCAAT gCTAGAGATCCCTCCGTCCACGCCGCTATTTTGGCTCATCTCAACCAGAAATACGGTTCAGGCTCAGGCCAAGACAGCAGCCAGCTGGCTAATAAACAG GGCCAGGCTAGCCAGAAAGACAAAGATGTTACCAAGCAATCCAGTGACCTCTCAGAGGACCTTTTTAAAGTTCATGACTTTGATGTCAAAATCGACCTGCAGGTTCCTAATGCTG AAGCAAAGTCTTTGGCAGTGAGTTCAAATGCATTGCCTGTTAAAGATGGGGCACCACGTCGATCTCTCAACCTGGAGGACTACAAGAAGAGACGGGGACTCATCTGA
- the LOC109099340 gene encoding RNA polymerase-associated protein RTF1 homolog isoform X2 — protein sequence MVNVKKRKGRVVIDSDSEDSASDDNLDQELLSLAKRKRVDSDEQEEPVSKPAASTDSETSDSDDEWTVGGTKTKKKGKPSKGPEKKNTVKKRKGKAASSGSSNGDSSAESSAPEEGEVSDSDSNSSSSSSDSDSSSEDEVFRDGYGDDLMGDEEDRARLEQMTEKEREQELFNRIEKREVLKRRFEIKQKLKTAKKKEKEEKKKKQEEEQEKRKLSQVPDTQVVMSHNKERRIKRDEKLDKKSQAMEELKAEREKRKNRTAELLAKRQPLKTSEVYSDDEEEEEDDDDRSSVKSDRSSRSSSFDEEEEKEEAPPKSQPVSLPDELNRIRLSRHKLERWCHMPFFAKTVTGCFVRIGIGNSSSKPVYRVAEIIDVVETAKVYQLGSTRTNKGLQLRHGNDTRVFRLEFVSNQEFTENEFMKWKEAMISAGMQFPTLDEISKKEQSIKEAVNYKFNDKDIEDIVKEKDRFRKAPPNYAMKKTQLLKEKAMAEESGDGEKAKVLQDQLNELEERAEALDRQRTKNISAISYINQRNRSWNIVESEKALVAEGQNSKNQQMDPFTRRQCKPTMVSNARDPSVHAAILAHLNQKYGSGSGQDSSQLANKQGQASQKDKDVTKQSSDLSEDLFKVHDFDVKIDLQVPNAEAKSLAVSSNALPVKDGAPRRSLNLEDYKKRRGLI from the exons ATGGTGAATGTAAAGAAACGGAAAGGTCGGGTCGTGATTGACTCTGACTCGGAGGATAGTGCAAGCGATGATAATTTGGATCAG GAACTGCTGTCTCTTGCCAAGAGAAAGCGTGTGGATTCTGATGAACAGGAAGAGCCTGTTAGCAAACCTGCTGCCTCCACAGACTCTGAGACATCAGACAGCGATGATGAG TGGACTGTTGGAGGCACTAAAACCAAAAAGAAAGGGAAGCCTAGTAAAGGGCCCGAAAAGAAGAACACAGTCAAGAAAAGAAAGGGCAAGGCGGCTTCTTCCGGCAGCTCAAATGGAGACAGTTCAGCAGAGAGTTCGGCTCCAGAGGAGG GTGAGGTGTCGGACTCCGACAGTAACAGCTCATCCTCCAGCTCAGATTCTGACTCGTCATCGGAGGATGAGGTTTTCCGGGATGGTTATGGAGACGATCTAATGGGGGATGAGGAGGACAGGGCCCGTTTGGAACAGATGACGGAAAAAGAACGAGAACAGGAGCTGTTTAACCGTATAGAGAAGAGAGAAGTCCTCAAGAGGAG GTTTGAAATCAAGCAAAAGCTGAAGACtgcaaagaaaaaggaaaaggaagaaaagaagaagaaacaggaggaggagcaggagaagCGAAAGCTGTCTCAGGTCCCCGACACTCAGGTG GTCATGTCCCACAACAAAGAGAGACGGATCAAGAGAGACGAGAAGCTGGACAAGAAGTCACAGGCCATGGAAGAACTGAaagcagaaagagagaagagaaaaaacagaACTG CTGAGCTCCTTGCCAAAAGGCAACCACTGAAGACAAGTGAGGTCTACTcagatgatgaagaggaggaggaagatgacgATGACAGGTCTTCAGTAAAGAGTGACCGCAGCTCAAGGTCATCATCTTTTGATGAAGAGGAGGA AAAAGAAGAGGCTCCGCCCAAGTCCCAGCCAGTGTCATTACCAGATGAACTGAATCGGATCCGGCTGTCCCGGCACAAGCTGGAGCGATGGTGTCACATGCCATTCTTTGCTAAAACTGTTACTGGTTGTTTTGTTCGAATTGGCATTGGAAACAGTAGCAGCAAGCCCGTTTATCGG GTGGCTGAAATCATTGATGTGGTCGAGACAGCTAAAGTTTATCAGTTGGGGTCCACACGAACGAATAAAGGCCTTCAGCTCCG ACATGGAAATGACACACGAGTCTTCAGACTTGAGTTCGTGTCCAATCAGGAGTTCACTGAAAATGAATTCATGAAATGGAAAGAGGcg ATGATATCAGCAGGAATGCAGTTTCCTACTCTGGATGAGATCAGCAAAAAAGAGCAGTCCATCAAGGAGGCGGTCAACTACAAATTCAATGATAAAGACATTGAGGAT attgTCAAAGAAAAAGACAGATTCCGAAAGGCTCCACCGAACTATGCCATGAAGAAAACACAGCTTCTCAAAGAGAag GCCATGGCTGAGGAGAGTGGTGATGGAGAGAAGGCGAAAGTACTGCAAGATCAGTTGAATGAGCTGGAGGAGAGGGCAGAAGCGCTTGACCGACAGAGAACCAAAAATATCTCTGCCATCAG ttatATCAACCAGAGAAATCGGAGTTGGAACATTGTGGAGTCTGAGAAGGCATTGGTG GCAGAGGGTCAGAACTCAAAGAACCAGCAGATGGATCCGTTCACCAGACGGCAGTGTAAACCGACTATGGTGTCCAAT gCTAGAGATCCCTCCGTCCACGCCGCTATTTTGGCTCATCTCAACCAGAAATACGGTTCAGGCTCAGGCCAAGACAGCAGCCAGCTGGCTAATAAACAG GGCCAGGCTAGCCAGAAAGACAAAGATGTTACCAAGCAATCCAGTGACCTCTCAGAGGACCTTTTTAAAGTTCATGACTTTGATGTCAAAATCGACCTGCAGGTTCCTAATGCTG AAGCAAAGTCTTTGGCAGTGAGTTCAAATGCATTGCCTGTTAAAGATGGGGCACCACGTCGATCTCTCAACCTGGAGGACTACAAGAAGAGACGGGGACTCATCTGA
- the ndufaf1 gene encoding complex I intermediate-associated protein 30, mitochondrial has product MAASKTTLKTLFGVYGVIHRRTLLLPSTLRCPVILSTRSIYERDYRRPGQPPDTRWPWQKIRFDFSKGVEGIKKHIGLLKDEFVQRWTGPEGRPLIEHMLEQTRVQWEFRGPESLNQWVVSSDQEIGGRSEAYIKLGRNNTTCLLYGTLCSTPPRDGETRYSGYCTLRSKQPLASFDRKKQYDWSSFNTLHMRIRGDGRPWMVNVSAETFFSHQRDDIYSYFLYTRGGPYWQDVKIPFSKFFLSSRGRIQDDQHVLWLDKVKSIGFTLGDKADGPFQLEIDFIGLCNDLAHTEEFAYELYKRNPEV; this is encoded by the exons ATGGCTGCGTCAAAGACAACATTAAAAACTCTGTTTGGAGTTTATGGTGTCATTCACAGACGGACTCTGTTATTGCCATCTACCCTAAGATGCCCAGTTATACTGAGCACCAGGAGCATCTATGAGCGTGATTACCGCAGACCAGGCCAGCCTCCAGACACCCGTTGGCCCTGGCAAAAGATACGATTTGATTTCTCCAAAGGTGTCGAGGGTATCAAGAAGCACATTGGGTTGCTTAAGGATGAGTTTGTCCAGCGCTGGACTGGACCTGAAGGAAGGCCGCTAATAGAGCACATGCTGGAACAGACACGTGTCCAGTGGGAGTTCCGTGGACCGGAGAGTCTCAATCAGTGGGTGGTGTCATCCGATCAGGAGATTGGGGGTCGCAGTGAGGCATACATCAAACTGGGCAGGAACAACACCACATGTTTGCTGTACGGGACCTTGTGCTCCACGCCTCCCCGTGATGGAGAGACTCGATACAGTGGATACTGCACTCTGCGCTCCAAACAACCGCTG GCCTCATTTGACAGAAAAAAGCAGTATGACTGGTCAAGTTTCAATACATTACATATGCGTATCCGGGGAGATGGAAGACCGTGGATGGTAAATGTGTCTGCTGAGACCTTCTTTTCTCATCAGAGAGATGACATCTACAGTTACTTCCTCTACACTAGAGGGGGACCCTACTGGCAGGATGTCAAG ATTCCATTCTCCAAGTTTTTCCTTTCCAGCCGGGGAAGAATACAGGATGACCAGCATGTCCTCTGGTTAGATAAG GTAAAGAGTATTGGTTTTACTTTGGGAGATAAGGCAGACGGCCCATTTCAGCTTGAGATTGACTTCATTGGTCTGTGCAATGACCTTGCCCACACAGAGGAGTTTGCATATGAGCTTTACAAGAGAAACCCAGAGGTCTAG
- the LOC109100603 gene encoding nucleolar and spindle-associated protein 1-like isoform X2, protein MDLDSLKYAELQRLAKEAGLKANVKAEKLLKALKEHFSQHQQQTSENGNDAATADAHDAASAVDEQGAHTVTFVTERRGKGRTAKRKLSDSTPATAQTKETPAKEEGRRGSKRRKVSSTEDTQTPVPPEPSTKENPVENSLESGETNPDSKDAPAEPSVKGVGRRTVGKIPRLEGLMKRKPALRPTTPNFKKLHEAHFKKMESIDSYVQRKNKQMEVVRNSVKELKTLSEKTLMKSVETKTQTVPASRVSLFSPGVQEKKTLAEKRRLTQQSASKSALKDSATFRPTVLTTNKINVRFSQTTHDNEYKRSLVKTPARMSPLIPLTSTPGRKSDVHTKPELNKSVGAINTPGVTPFVFNGNNSESVTPSMTKKSAFDLKASLSRPLTYKPHKGKLKPFGAQQENTALNKSQTVPSHQKNYKQHQVQTREERRAKHTEDRKTKKEMMLGARRGLSMA, encoded by the exons ATGGATTTGGATTCGCTTAAATATGCGGAATTGCAGCGTCTCGCGAAAGAGGCTGGACTGAAAGCAAATGTGAAG GCTGAAAAGCTGTTGAAAGCTTTAAAAGAACACTTTTCGCAACATCAACAGCAGACATCTGAGAAc GGAAATGATGCCGCCACCGCGGACGCGCACGATGCTGCCTCAGCGGTGGACGAGCAGGGCGCGCACACTGTAACGTTTGTGACCGAGCGCCGGGGAAAAGGCCGTACCGCTAAGAGAAAGCTCAGTGACTCCACACCTGCCACTGCTCAG aCTAAAGAAACGCCGGCAAAAGAGGAGGGCCGAAGGGGCTCCAAGAGGAGGAAGGTGTCCTCAACCGAGGACACACAGACTCCAGTTCCACCTGAACCTTCGACTAAAGAAAATCCTGTGGAGAACAGTCTAGAATCTGGGGAAACCAATCCAGACTCTAAAGATGCTCCTGCAGAGCCAAGTGTTAAAG GTGTGGGGAGAAGAACAGTGGGTAAAATCCCCCGTCTTGAGGGTCTGATGAAGAGAAAGCCTGCGCTGCGGCCGACAACTCCTA ACTTCAAGAAACTCCATGAGGCTCACTTCAAAAAGATGGAGTCCATCGATTCTTATGTCCAAAGGAAGAACAAACAAATGGAGGTGGTAAGGAATTCTGTCAAGGAACTGAAg aCTCTGTCAGAAAAGACGCTGATGAAATCGGTTGAAACAAAGACTCAAACT GTGCCTGCAAGCCGAGTGTCTCTCTTCAGTCCTGGAGtgcaagagaaaaaaacattggcAGAAAAACGCAGGCTCACTCAGCAATCTGCCAGCAAGTCTGCTTTGAAGGACAGCGCCACCTTCAGGCCAACTGTCCTCACCACTAATAAAATCAATGTTCG GTTCTCACAAACCACTCACGATAACGAATATAAGCGTTCGCTGGTAAAGACTCCAGCTCGTATGTCTCCTCTCATCCCGCTGACTTCCACTCCAGGGAGGAAATCTGATGTTCATACTAAACCTGAACTTAATAAAAGTGTTGGTGCCATTAATACACCTG gagTTACTCCATTTGTTTTTAATGGGAACAACAGTGAGTCAGTCACCCCTAGTATGACCAAGAAGAGCGCATTTGATCTGAAGGCCAGTCTCTCTCGTCCACTCACCTACAAACCGCACAAAG GAAAACTGAAGCCTTTTGGAGCTCAACAGGAGAACACAGCACTTAATAAATCTCAGACTGTTCCTTCACACCAGAAAAACTATAAACAGCACCAAGTTCAAACCAG AGAGGAGCGACGTGCCAAGCACACAGAAGACcgaaaaacaaagaaagagatgATGTTGGGTGCTAGACGAGGTCTAAGCATGGCCTAA
- the LOC109100603 gene encoding nucleolar and spindle-associated protein 1-like isoform X1 — protein sequence MDLDSLKYAELQRLAKEAGLKANVKAEKLLKALKEHFSQHQQQTSENGNDAATADAHDAASAVDEQGAHTVTFVTERRGKGRTAKRKLSDSTPATAQTKETPAKEEGRRGSKRRKVSSTEDTQTPVPPEPSTKENPVENSLESGETNPDSKDAPAEPSVKGVGRRTVGKIPRLEGLMKRKPALRPTTPNFKKLHEAHFKKMESIDSYVQRKNKQMEVVRNSVKELKTLSEKTLMKSVETKTQTKVPASRVSLFSPGVQEKKTLAEKRRLTQQSASKSALKDSATFRPTVLTTNKINVRFSQTTHDNEYKRSLVKTPARMSPLIPLTSTPGRKSDVHTKPELNKSVGAINTPGVTPFVFNGNNSESVTPSMTKKSAFDLKASLSRPLTYKPHKGKLKPFGAQQENTALNKSQTVPSHQKNYKQHQVQTREERRAKHTEDRKTKKEMMLGARRGLSMA from the exons ATGGATTTGGATTCGCTTAAATATGCGGAATTGCAGCGTCTCGCGAAAGAGGCTGGACTGAAAGCAAATGTGAAG GCTGAAAAGCTGTTGAAAGCTTTAAAAGAACACTTTTCGCAACATCAACAGCAGACATCTGAGAAc GGAAATGATGCCGCCACCGCGGACGCGCACGATGCTGCCTCAGCGGTGGACGAGCAGGGCGCGCACACTGTAACGTTTGTGACCGAGCGCCGGGGAAAAGGCCGTACCGCTAAGAGAAAGCTCAGTGACTCCACACCTGCCACTGCTCAG aCTAAAGAAACGCCGGCAAAAGAGGAGGGCCGAAGGGGCTCCAAGAGGAGGAAGGTGTCCTCAACCGAGGACACACAGACTCCAGTTCCACCTGAACCTTCGACTAAAGAAAATCCTGTGGAGAACAGTCTAGAATCTGGGGAAACCAATCCAGACTCTAAAGATGCTCCTGCAGAGCCAAGTGTTAAAG GTGTGGGGAGAAGAACAGTGGGTAAAATCCCCCGTCTTGAGGGTCTGATGAAGAGAAAGCCTGCGCTGCGGCCGACAACTCCTA ACTTCAAGAAACTCCATGAGGCTCACTTCAAAAAGATGGAGTCCATCGATTCTTATGTCCAAAGGAAGAACAAACAAATGGAGGTGGTAAGGAATTCTGTCAAGGAACTGAAg aCTCTGTCAGAAAAGACGCTGATGAAATCGGTTGAAACAAAGACTCAAACT AAGGTGCCTGCAAGCCGAGTGTCTCTCTTCAGTCCTGGAGtgcaagagaaaaaaacattggcAGAAAAACGCAGGCTCACTCAGCAATCTGCCAGCAAGTCTGCTTTGAAGGACAGCGCCACCTTCAGGCCAACTGTCCTCACCACTAATAAAATCAATGTTCG GTTCTCACAAACCACTCACGATAACGAATATAAGCGTTCGCTGGTAAAGACTCCAGCTCGTATGTCTCCTCTCATCCCGCTGACTTCCACTCCAGGGAGGAAATCTGATGTTCATACTAAACCTGAACTTAATAAAAGTGTTGGTGCCATTAATACACCTG gagTTACTCCATTTGTTTTTAATGGGAACAACAGTGAGTCAGTCACCCCTAGTATGACCAAGAAGAGCGCATTTGATCTGAAGGCCAGTCTCTCTCGTCCACTCACCTACAAACCGCACAAAG GAAAACTGAAGCCTTTTGGAGCTCAACAGGAGAACACAGCACTTAATAAATCTCAGACTGTTCCTTCACACCAGAAAAACTATAAACAGCACCAAGTTCAAACCAG AGAGGAGCGACGTGCCAAGCACACAGAAGACcgaaaaacaaagaaagagatgATGTTGGGTGCTAGACGAGGTCTAAGCATGGCCTAA